Proteins found in one Equus przewalskii isolate Varuska chromosome 20, EquPr2, whole genome shotgun sequence genomic segment:
- the PGPEP1 gene encoding pyroglutamyl-peptidase 1 isoform X2, translated as MATTVTLEKCGHNKGYKGLDNCRFCPGSQCCVEDGPESIDSIIDMDAVCQRVTTLGLDVSVTISQDAGRYLCDFTYYTSLYQSHGRSAFVHVPPLGKPYNADQLGRALQAIIEEMLDVLEQSEGKLSCRHKH; from the exons ATGGCGACCACAGTCACGCTGGAGAAGTGTGGGCACAACAAGGGCTACAAGGGGCTGGACAACTGCCGCTTCTGCCCCGGCTCCCAGTGCTGCGTGGAGGATGGGCCTGAAAGCATTGACTCCATCATCGACATGGACGCTGTATGTCAGAGGGTCACTACACTGGGCCTGGATGTATCGGTGACCATCTCACAAGATGCTGGCAG GTACCTCTGCGACTTCACCTACTACACCTCCCTGTACCAGAGCCACGGCCGCTCCGCCTTCGTCCACGTGCCTCCACTGGGCAAGCCGTACAACGCAGACCAGCTGGGCAGGGCACTGCAGGCCATCATCGAGGAGATGCTGGATGTCCTGGAGCAGTCGGAAGGCAAACTCAGCTGTCGCCACAAACACTGA